Proteins from a single region of Streptomyces sp. TN58:
- the rpsO gene encoding 30S ribosomal protein S15 → MPLDAATKKQIITEFGAKEGDTGSPEVQVAMLSRRISDLTEHLKTHKHDHHSRRGLLILVGQRRRLLQYLAKKDIQRFRTLVERLGIRRGAAGAK, encoded by the coding sequence GTGCCGCTCGACGCCGCTACGAAGAAGCAGATCATCACCGAGTTCGGTGCCAAGGAGGGCGACACCGGCTCCCCCGAGGTCCAGGTCGCGATGCTCTCCCGCCGGATCTCGGACCTGACCGAGCACCTCAAGACCCACAAGCACGACCACCACTCCCGTCGTGGTCTGCTGATCCTGGTCGGCCAGCGCCGCCGCCTGCTGCAGTACCTGGCCAAGAAGGACATCCAGCGCTTCCGTACGCTGGTCGAGCGCCTCGGCATCCGCCGCGGTGCGGCCGGCGCCAAGTAA